In Sphingopyxis macrogoltabida, the sequence GGCGCTGGAAAGCGGCTATGCGCGGCTGGAAATGGCGCTGGTCGAGCGTGCGATCCAGACGATCGAGGTCGCGCACGACGATAATCCCGACGCGATACCGGTCGTCGGTGCGATGACGGTCGCGCAGGCGATCGACCTGATGAACAAGCATCGCGCCAGCATCGAAGGCGGCCGAGCCAAGCGCGTTCGGCTGAATGCGCGGAGCCGGCCGACGGCCGAGGAGACCGACGCCGAAATATTGCGCCGCATCGCGATCATGGCGCAGCAGCGCGAGCGCGAGGCGGAAAAGGACGCGAAATAGTGCAGCTCGCGCGGTGGCTGGAGCGGCTGGAGTTGCGCGAGGACGAGACCATTGTCGACCGGCTCCTGGCGCTGTCGCCCGACGACCGGCAGCGCGTGTTGCGCGAGATCCCGCGCAAATATGTGCAGGAGCTGGACGAGCGTTGGTATCAGTGGGCGCATGCGGGGCAGCGCGAGCCGCCGGGCGACTGGCCCGTGTGGCTGATCCGCGCCGGGCGAGGGTTCGGCAAGACGCGGGCGGGTTCGGAATGGATCAGCGAAATGGCACGGCGCCTGCCGGGCGCCCGGATCGCGTTGGTCGCGGCGAACGAAAATGACGGAATGCGCGTGATGATCGAGGGACCCAGCGGGCTGCTGGCCGTCGCGCGGGCCGACGAAGCCCCGCAATGGCGACATCGGCTGCGCGAGCTGCATTTCGACAGCGGCGCGGTCGCGACCTTGTTTTCGGCGGCGGCGCCCGAAAATCTGCGTGGTCCCGAACATCATCTCGGCTGGTGCGACGAACTGGCGAAATGGAAGAAGGGCGGCGACGCGGGGTGGGACAATCTGATGCTGGGGATGCGGCTGGGTGAAAGACCGCGCGTGCTGGTGACGACGACGCCGCGCCCGGTGCCATTGATGCAGAAGGTCGCGGCTGTGCCGGGCTGCGTCACGAGTCTCGGCCGGACCGCCGAGAATCCGCACCTGCCGGCGAGTTTCGTGACGCATATGATCGCGCAATATGGCGGGACGCGGCTGGGGCGGCAGGAGCTCGACGGCGAATTGCTGGAGGATGTCGAGGGGGCGCTGTGGACGCGCGGGCTGATCGAGCGGTGCCGGATCGGCGCCGCGGACATCGGCAAGCCGGTACGCGTCGTGATCGGCGTCGATCCGCCGGCGACGGCGAACGGCGATGCGTGCGGGATCGTGGTGGCGGCTGAGCTCCGCGACGGGCGGCTCGCGGTCGTCGCGGATGCGAGCGTCGAGACGCCGCCGCCCGCGATATGGGCG encodes:
- a CDS encoding DNA-packaging protein, with amino-acid sequence MQLARWLERLELREDETIVDRLLALSPDDRQRVLREIPRKYVQELDERWYQWAHAGQREPPGDWPVWLIRAGRGFGKTRAGSEWISEMARRLPGARIALVAANENDGMRVMIEGPSGLLAVARADEAPQWRHRLRELHFDSGAVATLFSAAAPENLRGPEHHLGWCDELAKWKKGGDAGWDNLMLGMRLGERPRVLVTTTPRPVPLMQKVAAVPGCVTSLGRTAENPHLPASFVTHMIAQYGGTRLGRQELDGELLEDVEGALWTRGLIERCRIGAADIGKPVRVVIGVDPPATANGDACGIVVAAELRDGRLAVVADASVETPPPAIWAQAVAAAAARWSADRIVAESNMGGEMVEATLRQADCTLPVTPVHASVGKARRAEPVAIAYERGRVVHAGAFAALEDELCGLQVGGGYAGPGRSPDRADACVWALAALLEGLKKGRAPGVRRV